One Paraburkholderia kururiensis DNA window includes the following coding sequences:
- a CDS encoding MFS transporter, translating into MATSINVREELAQARIGTFHLRFAVLVAFIMFFDGYDLFNAAYVIPLVRHAWQPTPAMIGMMLSSGIVGLSIGSVLQGLIADRIGRRKVMLGALWMLTAASAVLATLVHSAVAFALARLVMGTALGMVTPLALTCINEWAPRRNANAFATWVFQFGFSAGGIFAGIAGITLTPHFGWQSLYFVGVLSAFVALAASRWLPESAQFLTLRGRMDDVRALLAAVRPERAEVYRDAAIQPMKPASRAGSMTDLLSREYRHNTLVHWMAGALSLFCIHGLTGWLPSLVVAGGGAVSSAFGYGTLVMVASVFGGISMGWLADRLHSRIRAMVVGYLAAGAFMAALSVALGKPVALLLVAGAGFFVFGAQAVMNNYQAMCYRTEIRGTGMGVAVGLNRVGGILGPVIVGVAASINPDPMWTFALFTGALVLAAGVIALGRTEIAALPVAEAGHAADTLDTQRSGEPVATGARHDPGVAG; encoded by the coding sequence TTGGCAACGTCCATCAATGTGAGGGAGGAGCTGGCGCAAGCGCGCATCGGCACCTTCCATCTGCGCTTTGCCGTACTCGTCGCGTTCATCATGTTCTTCGACGGCTACGATCTCTTCAACGCGGCCTATGTGATCCCGCTCGTGCGCCACGCCTGGCAGCCCACGCCCGCGATGATCGGCATGATGCTGTCGAGCGGTATCGTCGGGCTCTCGATCGGCTCGGTGCTGCAAGGTCTCATCGCCGACCGCATCGGCCGACGCAAGGTGATGCTCGGTGCGCTCTGGATGCTGACGGCGGCCAGCGCCGTGCTCGCGACGCTCGTGCATTCGGCCGTGGCTTTCGCGCTGGCGCGCCTCGTCATGGGCACCGCGCTCGGCATGGTCACGCCGCTCGCGCTCACCTGCATCAACGAATGGGCACCGCGGCGCAATGCCAACGCCTTTGCGACGTGGGTGTTCCAGTTCGGCTTTTCGGCGGGCGGCATTTTTGCCGGTATCGCGGGCATCACGCTCACGCCGCATTTCGGCTGGCAGTCGCTCTATTTCGTGGGCGTGCTCTCGGCGTTCGTGGCGCTTGCGGCGTCGCGGTGGCTGCCCGAATCGGCGCAGTTTCTGACGTTGCGCGGTCGCATGGACGACGTGCGCGCGCTGCTCGCCGCCGTGCGGCCCGAGCGCGCCGAGGTCTATCGCGACGCGGCGATCCAGCCGATGAAGCCCGCCTCGCGCGCCGGTTCCATGACCGATCTGCTTTCGCGCGAGTATCGCCACAACACGCTGGTGCACTGGATGGCGGGCGCGCTGAGCCTCTTCTGCATTCACGGGCTGACGGGCTGGCTGCCGTCGCTCGTGGTGGCGGGCGGCGGCGCGGTATCGTCGGCGTTCGGGTACGGCACGCTCGTGATGGTCGCCTCCGTATTCGGCGGCATTTCGATGGGCTGGCTCGCCGACCGCCTGCACAGCCGCATCCGCGCGATGGTGGTGGGCTACCTTGCCGCGGGCGCCTTTATGGCGGCGCTTTCCGTGGCACTCGGCAAGCCGGTGGCCCTGCTGCTCGTGGCGGGCGCGGGCTTCTTCGTGTTCGGCGCACAGGCGGTCATGAACAACTACCAGGCCATGTGCTACCGCACGGAGATTCGCGGTACGGGCATGGGCGTAGCGGTTGGACTGAACCGCGTGGGCGGCATACTCGGACCCGTCATCGTGGGCGTGGCCGCGTCGATCAATCCTGATCCCATGTGGACCTTCGCGCTGTTCACCGGCGCGCTGGTGCTGGCGGCAGGTGTGATCGCGCTGGGCCGCACCGAGATCGCCGCGCTGCCGGTTGCCGAAGCGGGCCACGCAGCCGACACGCTCGACACGCAGCGCAGCGGCGAGCCGGTCGCAACGGGCGCGCGACACGATCCCGGCGTGGCGGGCTGA
- a CDS encoding SphA family protein: MNTRTTAAIAAGTIAAAGFAGKAHAFEGNVAPYPAGAAGTNIGSMPPIPGIFALEQFNYSFANGLYGNDGKKLPVPFHSSAFSETTRVLVAYPLTVLGANVYSQLVVPVVWLHTNVAGNPSTQSGLSNITVSPVILKWDVTPHFAISPGLDFAFETGSYSPTKTSVSQGYLSIQPVLSLRYNVPNGIDVGLSSRLMINQKNGDTGYRSGTGYAGEFQAGWNFGKWKLGVVGAYVNQFGDDELNGVTVATAGNRYRSFAVGPSIAYDGRWYNISMNYQQGVYAANTSKSSNVWLNLAFPLWAPHRP, from the coding sequence ATGAATACGAGAACGACTGCCGCCATTGCGGCAGGCACCATCGCGGCTGCCGGTTTCGCGGGCAAGGCGCACGCTTTCGAGGGCAACGTGGCGCCCTATCCGGCCGGCGCGGCGGGCACCAACATCGGCTCGATGCCGCCCATACCGGGCATCTTCGCGCTGGAGCAGTTCAACTACAGCTTCGCAAACGGGCTTTACGGAAACGACGGCAAGAAGCTGCCGGTTCCGTTTCATTCATCGGCGTTCTCGGAAACGACGCGCGTGCTGGTGGCGTATCCGCTGACGGTATTGGGCGCGAACGTGTACTCGCAGCTCGTCGTGCCGGTGGTCTGGCTTCATACCAACGTAGCGGGCAACCCGTCGACGCAAAGCGGCCTCTCCAACATCACCGTGTCGCCGGTGATCCTGAAGTGGGACGTCACGCCCCACTTCGCGATCTCGCCCGGCCTCGACTTCGCCTTCGAAACGGGCTCGTACAGCCCGACGAAGACGAGCGTGTCGCAAGGGTATCTGTCGATCCAGCCCGTGCTCTCCCTCCGCTACAACGTGCCGAACGGTATCGATGTCGGGCTGTCCAGCCGCCTCATGATCAACCAGAAAAACGGCGATACCGGCTACCGCTCGGGCACGGGCTACGCCGGCGAATTTCAGGCGGGATGGAACTTCGGCAAGTGGAAGCTGGGCGTGGTGGGCGCCTACGTGAACCAGTTCGGCGACGACGAGCTCAACGGCGTGACCGTCGCCACGGCCGGCAACCGGTATCGGAGTTTTGCCGTCGGCCCGTCCATCGCATACGACGGCCGCTGGTACAACATCAGCATGAACTATCAGCAGGGCGTGTATGCGGCCAATACGTCGAAGAGCAGCAACGTCTGGCTAAATCTCGCCTTTCCGCTGTGGGCGCCGCATCGTCCATGA
- a CDS encoding aldehyde dehydrogenase family protein — protein MPTTVELTLGGHKRPACNGATFERRNPLDGTVATVAAAATPEDAIAAVQCAADALPAWSASSPAERRALLLDAAAALRARAPAFAAAMAAETGATALWAAFNVHLAADMMQEAAALTTRIEGQLIPSNLPGNLALAVRQPAGVVLGIAPWNAPVILGVRAIAVPLACGNTVVLKASELCPASHGLIVQALEEAGLPPGVVNFVSNAPQDAAAVVEAMIGHPAVRRVNFTGSTRVGRLIALTCARYLKPAVLELGGKAPALVLDDADLDDAVAAVAFGAFANSGQICMSTERIVVDETIADAFVARLAAKAASLPAGDPRDAHDTHHGALVLGSVVDMATVHRCNALIDDALAKGATLLCGGKADTVLMPATLLDRVTPAMAIYHEETFAPVKAIVRVAGEEAAIACANDTAFGLSSAVFTRDVARGWRVARRIQTGICHVNGASVHDEAQMPFGGVKDSGWGRFGGQAGIDAFTDLRWLTLQTAPRHYPF, from the coding sequence ATGCCCACTACAGTCGAACTCACCCTCGGCGGCCACAAAAGGCCCGCCTGCAACGGCGCGACCTTCGAGCGCCGCAATCCGCTGGACGGTACCGTCGCGACCGTGGCCGCCGCGGCCACGCCGGAAGACGCCATCGCCGCCGTGCAATGCGCCGCCGACGCCTTGCCCGCATGGTCGGCCTCAAGCCCGGCCGAGCGCCGCGCCCTGCTGCTCGACGCGGCCGCAGCGCTGCGCGCCCGTGCCCCCGCGTTCGCCGCCGCGATGGCCGCCGAAACGGGCGCCACAGCGCTGTGGGCCGCGTTCAACGTGCACCTGGCCGCCGACATGATGCAGGAGGCCGCCGCCCTCACCACGCGCATCGAAGGGCAGCTCATCCCTTCGAACCTGCCCGGCAATCTCGCGCTCGCCGTGCGCCAGCCCGCAGGCGTGGTGCTGGGCATCGCCCCATGGAATGCGCCCGTCATTCTCGGCGTGCGCGCCATTGCCGTACCGCTCGCCTGCGGCAACACCGTTGTGCTCAAGGCAAGCGAGTTGTGCCCGGCCAGCCACGGCCTGATCGTTCAGGCGTTGGAGGAAGCCGGTCTGCCGCCAGGCGTGGTGAACTTCGTGAGCAACGCGCCGCAGGACGCAGCGGCCGTCGTGGAAGCCATGATCGGCCACCCCGCCGTGCGCCGCGTGAACTTCACCGGTTCCACGCGCGTCGGCCGTCTGATTGCCCTCACCTGCGCCCGTTACCTGAAACCGGCTGTGCTGGAACTGGGCGGCAAGGCGCCGGCTCTCGTGCTGGACGACGCGGATCTGGACGATGCCGTGGCCGCGGTCGCCTTCGGCGCGTTCGCCAATTCCGGGCAGATCTGCATGTCCACGGAACGCATCGTCGTGGACGAGACCATTGCGGACGCCTTCGTGGCGCGGCTCGCCGCGAAAGCGGCGTCGTTGCCTGCGGGCGACCCGCGCGATGCGCACGACACGCACCACGGCGCGCTCGTGCTGGGCTCCGTCGTGGACATGGCAACGGTGCATCGGTGCAATGCGCTAATCGACGATGCCCTTGCGAAGGGCGCGACCCTCCTCTGCGGCGGCAAGGCCGACACGGTGCTGATGCCCGCCACGCTGCTCGATCGCGTCACGCCCGCGATGGCGATTTACCACGAAGAGACCTTTGCGCCGGTCAAGGCCATCGTGCGGGTGGCGGGCGAAGAAGCGGCCATCGCGTGCGCGAACGACACCGCATTCGGCTTGTCGTCGGCCGTGTTCACGCGCGACGTCGCGCGCGGCTGGCGCGTGGCCCGGCGCATTCAGACAGGCATTTGCCACGTCAACGGCGCCTCGGTTCACGACGAAGCGCAGATGCCGTTCGGGGGCGTCAAAGACTCCGGCTGGGGACGCTTCGGCGGCCAGGCCGGCATCGATGCCTTCACCGACCTGCGTTGGCTCACGCTGCAGACCGCGCCGCGCCACTACCCCTTCTGA
- a CDS encoding carotenoid oxygenase family protein, producing the protein MDSTTLNPGLQFPDDVVFRGYAAPVRIEADVHDLEVVGQIPAALNGAYFRNSADHCYPPLLGKDIFLNGDGMVHCVRFENGHADLKTRYVRTEKFRRERQARRALFGAYRNAFTDSPEVAGCDNNTANTSMLWHHGKLYALKESGRPYELDPMTLETLGERDFNGALKSRTFTAHPKLDPETGECIAFGYNTEGVPDPWIEIYTIDPEGTLTRTERFEAPYCSMVHDMLVSRHYIAFVVCPMTSELERIQRGEPYWHWDNTRTTWVAVIPRREGVAQMRWFRSARPVFQTHTFNAWEEDGPHGTRLHLEHFITESGWLSQFPDLHDPSAEEKPPFGERWTLELGLPHDGFEVRRFIQHVGEMPAIDPRYAMKRTRHYWFGTSNTDLGPMLPWGPKGPPFTCLAHLDNETGKLDFWYAGADSSPEEPHFVPRSADAAEGDGWLLSMVGRRAENRTDLVILDALRLSAGPVAVVKFPCRVHEGFHGQWVNASALAR; encoded by the coding sequence ATGGATTCCACTACGCTTAACCCCGGCCTGCAGTTTCCGGACGATGTCGTGTTCCGCGGTTACGCGGCCCCTGTGCGCATCGAAGCCGACGTGCACGATCTGGAAGTCGTCGGCCAGATTCCGGCCGCCCTGAACGGAGCGTACTTCCGCAACAGCGCCGACCATTGCTATCCGCCACTGCTCGGCAAGGACATCTTTCTCAACGGCGACGGCATGGTGCACTGCGTACGCTTCGAGAACGGGCACGCGGATCTGAAGACGCGCTACGTGCGCACGGAAAAATTCCGGCGCGAGCGGCAGGCGCGGCGCGCATTGTTCGGCGCCTATCGCAACGCCTTTACCGACTCGCCCGAAGTGGCCGGCTGCGACAACAACACGGCCAATACCTCGATGCTCTGGCATCACGGCAAGCTCTACGCGTTGAAGGAGTCGGGGCGTCCGTACGAACTCGATCCCATGACGCTCGAAACGCTCGGCGAGCGCGACTTCAACGGCGCACTCAAGAGCCGCACGTTCACTGCGCACCCCAAGCTGGACCCCGAAACTGGCGAGTGCATCGCGTTCGGCTACAACACAGAAGGCGTGCCGGACCCGTGGATCGAGATCTACACGATCGACCCCGAAGGCACGCTGACCCGCACCGAGCGCTTCGAGGCGCCCTATTGCTCGATGGTTCACGACATGCTCGTGTCGCGCCACTACATCGCCTTCGTCGTCTGTCCGATGACGAGCGAACTCGAGCGCATTCAACGCGGCGAGCCCTACTGGCACTGGGACAACACGCGCACCACATGGGTCGCGGTGATCCCGCGCCGCGAAGGCGTTGCGCAGATGCGCTGGTTCAGGAGCGCACGGCCCGTCTTTCAGACGCACACCTTCAACGCCTGGGAAGAGGACGGCCCGCACGGCACACGCCTGCATCTCGAACACTTCATTACGGAGTCGGGATGGCTCAGCCAGTTTCCGGATCTGCATGACCCGTCGGCCGAAGAGAAGCCGCCATTCGGAGAGCGCTGGACCCTGGAACTCGGCCTCCCGCACGACGGTTTCGAAGTGCGGCGGTTCATCCAGCATGTAGGCGAAATGCCGGCCATCGACCCACGCTACGCCATGAAGCGCACGCGGCATTACTGGTTCGGAACCTCCAACACCGACCTGGGGCCGATGCTGCCGTGGGGCCCCAAAGGGCCGCCGTTCACGTGCCTCGCGCATCTCGACAACGAGACCGGCAAGCTGGACTTCTGGTATGCCGGCGCGGACTCGTCCCCCGAAGAGCCGCACTTCGTGCCGCGCAGCGCCGATGCGGCCGAAGGCGACGGGTGGCTGCTCAGCATGGTGGGCCGCCGCGCGGAAAACCGCACTGACCTCGTGATTCTGGATGCGCTGCGCTTGAGCGCCGGTCCCGTCGCCGTCGTGAAATTCCCGTGCCGCGTGCACGAGGGATTCCACGGCCAATGGGTCAACGCAAGCGCCCTCGCCCGGTAA
- a CDS encoding glutathione S-transferase family protein, whose amino-acid sequence MLTLYGAMASRAHRSIWMLKELGVAFRHEPVDFLDGNTRTPEFLAINPNGRVPVLRDDDFVVYESMAINLYLARRYGDDLGPRDWREDALATQWSFWVVTEVEKPLLLASANRALFAPEGRRETEAQIALRKLARPWTVLDQHLSRQPWLLGERFTVADLNVATVMDLAPQCAISLDPWPRLQAWHQRCLARPAASDWRDVTFSVPRPADALGMLAMFV is encoded by the coding sequence ATGCTCACGCTCTACGGCGCGATGGCCTCGCGCGCGCATCGCTCGATCTGGATGCTCAAGGAACTGGGCGTTGCCTTCCGGCACGAGCCGGTCGACTTCCTCGACGGCAACACCCGCACGCCGGAATTTCTCGCCATCAATCCCAACGGCCGCGTACCGGTGCTGCGCGACGACGACTTCGTCGTCTACGAGTCGATGGCGATCAACCTCTACCTCGCCCGCCGCTACGGCGACGACCTGGGCCCCCGGGACTGGCGCGAAGACGCGCTCGCCACGCAGTGGAGCTTCTGGGTCGTCACCGAAGTGGAGAAGCCGTTGCTGCTGGCGAGCGCCAACCGCGCGTTGTTCGCGCCCGAAGGGCGGCGCGAGACGGAAGCGCAGATCGCGCTGCGCAAGCTGGCGCGCCCATGGACCGTGCTCGATCAGCACTTGAGCCGCCAACCCTGGCTGTTGGGCGAGCGCTTCACCGTGGCGGATCTCAACGTCGCCACCGTCATGGACCTCGCCCCGCAATGCGCGATCTCGCTCGACCCGTGGCCGCGGCTACAAGCGTGGCACCAACGCTGCCTCGCGCGCCCGGCCGCATCCGACTGGCGCGACGTGACCTTCAGCGTACCGCGTCCGGCGGACGCGCTCGGCATGCTCGCGATGTTCGTCTGA
- a CDS encoding MFS transporter — translation MSTPDTPAGRAVLTLAHVIGMIDMVALPLWVGALMQHHRFHPAQAGLTVTLFMLGALIASVVSARLFNRVAHRLATSGGFGLAAASFALASYWPMAPESFAAVALCHASAGFGVGTALSFTHGCIGRSANPHRMFGLVNAAMGLFALLFLGVVPGWIASEGSTFLFEIFAALMAFVALVSFVAFPKVPRADAATAHESSTQVPAAARLLIGVVICLTLTQAMVFSFMERIGIAHGFGAEKVHGVLIVMGLVNLLPGLLAAWWQRRISSVAVGAAGPMVQAALALALSNSATFWPYAVASSLFVSVVIFTHTFLFGLMNRLDSTGRAAAATPAMTMAGSCIGPALGGVVVQTAGYAGLGAVACAMALLAVALMSQVRSQMRHRATLAGAQA, via the coding sequence ATGAGCACCCCCGACACGCCCGCAGGCCGGGCCGTCCTGACCCTGGCCCACGTCATCGGCATGATCGACATGGTGGCGTTGCCGCTGTGGGTCGGCGCCCTGATGCAGCACCATCGCTTCCATCCGGCCCAGGCAGGGCTCACCGTCACCCTGTTCATGCTCGGCGCGCTCATTGCCAGCGTCGTCAGCGCGCGCCTCTTCAACCGCGTTGCCCATCGCCTCGCGACGAGTGGCGGCTTTGGTCTCGCGGCCGCGAGCTTCGCGCTGGCAAGCTACTGGCCGATGGCGCCGGAAAGCTTCGCGGCCGTTGCGCTCTGCCACGCCAGCGCGGGCTTCGGCGTGGGGACGGCGCTGTCGTTCACGCACGGCTGCATCGGGCGCAGTGCCAATCCTCATCGCATGTTCGGTCTCGTGAACGCGGCCATGGGGCTTTTCGCCCTGCTGTTTCTCGGTGTCGTGCCGGGCTGGATCGCAAGTGAGGGCTCCACGTTCCTCTTCGAAATCTTTGCGGCCCTGATGGCTTTCGTGGCGCTGGTCTCGTTCGTCGCTTTTCCGAAAGTGCCTCGTGCCGACGCGGCGACTGCGCACGAATCGTCCACCCAGGTACCGGCTGCTGCGCGCCTGCTGATCGGCGTGGTGATCTGTCTGACGCTCACCCAGGCGATGGTGTTCAGCTTCATGGAGCGCATCGGCATCGCGCACGGCTTTGGCGCAGAGAAGGTTCACGGCGTGCTGATCGTGATGGGACTCGTCAACCTGCTGCCGGGGTTGCTCGCGGCCTGGTGGCAACGGCGCATCTCGTCGGTAGCGGTGGGCGCGGCCGGCCCCATGGTGCAGGCCGCACTCGCGCTCGCGCTGTCGAACAGCGCCACGTTCTGGCCGTATGCCGTCGCGTCGTCGCTGTTCGTGTCGGTCGTGATCTTCACGCATACCTTCCTGTTCGGCCTCATGAACCGGCTGGACAGCACGGGCCGCGCAGCCGCGGCCACCCCTGCGATGACGATGGCGGGCTCCTGCATCGGGCCTGCATTGGGCGGCGTCGTGGTGCAGACCGCCGGCTACGCCGGTCTTGGCGCGGTGGCATGCGCCATGGCGCTGCTGGCCGTCGCGCTGATGTCGCAAGTGCGCAGCCAGATGCGCCACCGCGCAACGCTCGCGGGCGCGCAAGCCTGA
- a CDS encoding LysR family transcriptional regulator, whose protein sequence is MRLDRFDLNLLIALEALLEERNVTRAAARMHVGQSAASAALGRLRDHFGDALLMPVGRRLVLSPLAQTLLQPVRDTLRQARETIAYRTGFDPAQTQCRFRVGASDYVTTVLLAGLMQALAVEAPGMILDIRNPPPSLESAMEQATVDLLIMPAQYARPLPFAQQALFEDEHACLLWSKHALADRPLSFDDYVGLGHVAVRFGDARSMTFEDWFLPRYGQQRRIEATVDNFSTLGYLVVGTQRVATLHRRMAVHFAQHLPVVVRDVPVDMPRVIETMVWPHHLDQDPAHGWLRKRIAELAATLPVPRGEAGA, encoded by the coding sequence ATGCGCCTCGATCGATTCGACCTCAATTTGCTTATCGCGCTGGAGGCGCTGCTGGAGGAACGCAACGTCACGCGCGCGGCGGCCCGCATGCACGTGGGGCAGTCCGCGGCCAGCGCCGCATTGGGCCGGCTGCGCGATCATTTCGGCGACGCGCTGTTGATGCCGGTGGGACGCCGGCTCGTATTGAGTCCGCTCGCGCAGACGCTTTTGCAGCCGGTGCGCGACACGCTGCGGCAGGCGCGAGAAACGATTGCATACCGCACCGGATTCGATCCGGCGCAGACGCAATGCCGCTTCCGTGTGGGCGCGTCGGACTACGTCACGACCGTGCTGCTGGCCGGCCTGATGCAGGCGCTGGCCGTTGAAGCGCCCGGCATGATCCTGGATATCCGCAACCCGCCGCCTTCGCTGGAAAGTGCGATGGAGCAGGCCACGGTCGATCTGCTGATCATGCCGGCGCAATACGCGCGTCCGCTGCCCTTTGCGCAGCAGGCGCTATTCGAGGACGAGCACGCGTGTCTGCTCTGGTCGAAGCACGCGCTCGCGGACCGGCCCTTGAGTTTCGACGACTACGTGGGGCTTGGGCACGTGGCCGTGCGATTCGGCGACGCGCGCAGCATGACGTTCGAAGACTGGTTCCTGCCGCGCTACGGACAGCAACGGCGCATCGAAGCGACAGTCGACAACTTCAGCACGCTGGGTTATCTGGTGGTGGGCACGCAGCGCGTGGCGACGCTGCACCGGCGCATGGCCGTGCACTTTGCGCAGCATCTGCCCGTCGTGGTGCGAGACGTGCCGGTCGATATGCCGCGCGTGATCGAAACGATGGTCTGGCCACATCACCTGGACCAGGACCCGGCGCATGGCTGGCTGAGAAAACGTATCGCCGAGTTGGCCGCCACGTTGCCGGTGCCGCGCGGCGAGGCCGGTGCGTAG
- a CDS encoding alginate export family protein, with product MKPAHAVLASAARRRVVLPAFVGGLLLTGADAALADTATVPAADATNAASGATPTATCSAKRPVVLFNRWQEDWSVLANPCVPREPLDALKYMPFGGIPSSYLSLGVNLRERMETNNARLFGIGKAQSDTYLIQRVEVHADARVGEHWQFFAQLEDARAWAKDSVTPVDKNPLDLEQAFVTYTGALGGGIVKFRVGRQEMAFDLQRFISVRDGPNVRQAFDAVWADYEYQKWRFIAYATQPVQYRDATAFDDVSNRDLTFSGVRFERQSVGPGDLSGYWSRYNRTNAQFLDARGPERRDVWDMRYTGTHGRFDWDVEGMLQTGTVGNNTIGAWAIGSIAGYKLDLPWSPRIGLQIDAASGDRHPHDGRVETFNPLFPNGYYFTLASYTGYSNLIHVKPSITLKPTANLALLGALGFQWRETTGDAVYQQGSQVVPGTAGKGSLWTGMYVQLRADWTIAANLIGSIEAVHFQVGNTVREAGGHNADYAGVELKYGW from the coding sequence ATGAAGCCTGCCCACGCGGTTCTCGCCTCCGCCGCACGCCGGCGCGTCGTGTTGCCGGCGTTCGTCGGCGGCCTGTTGCTGACGGGTGCCGACGCGGCGCTCGCCGATACCGCCACGGTGCCCGCCGCCGACGCCACGAACGCCGCCAGCGGCGCTACGCCCACTGCGACATGCAGCGCCAAACGTCCGGTCGTCCTGTTCAATCGCTGGCAGGAAGACTGGTCGGTGCTCGCGAATCCGTGCGTGCCGCGCGAGCCGCTGGACGCACTCAAGTACATGCCGTTCGGCGGCATTCCGTCTTCGTATCTTTCGCTCGGCGTCAATCTGCGCGAGCGCATGGAGACCAACAACGCACGCCTCTTCGGCATCGGCAAGGCGCAGTCGGACACGTATCTGATCCAGCGCGTCGAAGTGCATGCCGACGCACGCGTCGGCGAGCACTGGCAGTTCTTCGCCCAGCTGGAAGACGCGCGCGCGTGGGCCAAGGATTCCGTCACGCCGGTGGACAAGAACCCGCTCGATCTCGAGCAGGCGTTCGTCACTTATACCGGCGCGTTGGGCGGCGGCATCGTCAAGTTCCGTGTGGGCCGGCAGGAAATGGCGTTCGACTTGCAGCGTTTCATTTCGGTGCGCGACGGCCCGAACGTGCGCCAGGCCTTCGACGCCGTGTGGGCCGACTACGAATACCAGAAGTGGCGATTCATTGCCTATGCGACGCAACCGGTTCAGTACCGCGACGCCACCGCGTTCGACGACGTATCGAACCGCGACCTCACGTTCAGCGGCGTGCGCTTCGAGCGCCAGTCGGTGGGACCGGGCGACCTGTCGGGCTACTGGTCGCGCTACAACCGCACCAACGCGCAGTTTCTGGACGCGCGCGGCCCCGAGCGTCGCGACGTCTGGGACATGCGGTACACGGGCACGCACGGCCGCTTCGACTGGGACGTGGAAGGCATGTTGCAGACGGGAACGGTGGGCAACAACACGATCGGCGCGTGGGCGATCGGCTCCATCGCGGGGTACAAGCTCGACCTGCCGTGGTCGCCGCGCATCGGCTTGCAGATCGACGCGGCTTCGGGCGACAGGCACCCGCACGACGGCCGCGTGGAAACGTTCAACCCGCTCTTTCCCAACGGCTATTACTTCACGCTGGCGAGCTACACCGGTTACTCGAACCTGATCCACGTGAAGCCCTCCATCACGCTCAAGCCGACCGCGAACCTCGCGCTGCTCGGCGCGCTCGGCTTCCAGTGGCGCGAGACGACGGGCGACGCCGTGTACCAGCAAGGCAGCCAGGTGGTGCCCGGCACCGCGGGCAAAGGCAGCCTGTGGACGGGCATGTACGTTCAGCTGCGCGCGGACTGGACGATCGCGGCCAACCTCATCGGCTCCATTGAAGCCGTGCACTTCCAGGTGGGCAACACGGTACGCGAAGCGGGCGGGCACAACGCGGACTATGCGGGGGTGGAGCTCAAGTACGGGTGGTAG
- a CDS encoding glyoxalase yields MKAIRRALAALMIAGGLAAAPVSFAKPPVMPATPPAVAVGPQYDTTHVYVAPEDFDRFTDSFVATFGGSKSKQGVFQVTPTPSQTMSQLVFTPSGTISVFGFKTPIPYPFGAERTGYLVTDMDAAVKSARALGADVIVDTFPDPIGRDAIVTWPGGLNMQLYWHNRVPHYDALQTVPENRVYVSPQSLNKLVHDFVKFSHGKVVSDEAKAPGIEIGRPDDTYRRVRIESGFGKMTVLATDGHLPYPFGRETTGYEVANLDATLEKAKAAGVSVLVPPFTADGRTAAIVQFPGGYIAEIHADAAK; encoded by the coding sequence ATGAAAGCCATTCGCCGCGCACTCGCTGCGCTGATGATCGCGGGCGGGCTCGCCGCCGCGCCCGTCTCGTTCGCGAAACCGCCCGTGATGCCCGCCACGCCGCCCGCCGTTGCGGTCGGCCCGCAGTACGACACCACGCATGTCTACGTCGCGCCCGAAGACTTCGACCGCTTCACGGACAGCTTCGTCGCGACCTTCGGCGGCAGCAAGTCGAAGCAGGGCGTATTTCAGGTCACGCCCACGCCCAGCCAGACCATGTCGCAACTCGTCTTCACGCCCTCCGGCACGATCTCCGTGTTCGGCTTCAAGACGCCGATACCGTATCCGTTCGGCGCGGAGCGCACCGGCTATCTCGTGACCGACATGGACGCCGCGGTCAAGTCGGCGCGTGCGCTCGGCGCCGACGTGATCGTCGATACCTTCCCCGACCCCATCGGCCGCGACGCGATCGTGACCTGGCCGGGCGGCCTCAACATGCAGCTCTACTGGCACAACCGGGTTCCGCACTACGACGCGCTGCAGACGGTGCCCGAGAATCGGGTCTACGTGTCGCCGCAAAGCCTCAACAAGCTGGTACACGACTTCGTGAAGTTCTCGCACGGCAAGGTGGTGTCCGACGAGGCGAAAGCGCCCGGCATCGAGATCGGCCGGCCTGACGACACGTATCGCCGCGTGCGCATCGAGTCGGGCTTCGGCAAGATGACCGTGCTCGCCACCGACGGCCACCTGCCCTACCCGTTCGGCCGCGAAACCACCGGCTATGAAGTGGCCAATCTCGACGCCACGCTGGAGAAGGCGAAAGCCGCGGGCGTGAGCGTGCTCGTGCCGCCGTTCACCGCGGACGGGCGCACGGCGGCCATCGTGCAGTTCCCGGGCGGCTACATCGCAGAAATTCACGCCGACGCCGCGAAATGA